The Streptomyces collinus DNA segment GCACGTGCAGATCGCTCACGGGCTCGTCGAAGGTGAGCTTCCTCGGTTCCGTGACGGACCACTCGGACATGGTGCAGACCTCCCCGTCTCGACGCGCCATATCGCGTCCTCTCGTTTTCACGATATATCGCGGTCGGGGAAAGTCAAGACACCCGTTCTGACCATGTCGACGGAAGCCGCCCGCACCGGTCCCGCAGCCGGGGCGCTGTTGTTGTGCCGGGCGGCGCCCGGGCGCGTGGCCCCCGTCGCCGATCTGCTGCGCGAGCCGATGCAGCTCACGCCCGCGGGCGACGCGTGGAGCGTGCTCGTCCCCGAGGGCCGGCCCTGGCAGGACGGTGCCGAACCCGTCGACCGCGTGGCCACCGGCTGGGCCACGGCCCTCGCCGTCGGCGCTCCCTGGCCCGTCCTCGCCCTGTGGTGGGACACCGACCACGCGGGCTTCACGCTCGCATCCGGCTTCCGCCGCCCGGTCGGATTCGTCTGGCTCGCGAGCGGTGTCCCGGCCGGGGAGGACGAGGCGATGCGCACCTTCGCCGCACGGATGGGCCTCGACCCCGTCCCGGACGTCCGGGATCTCTACCGGCTGACCGAACCCGACTCGGCGACCGACGCACGCAGCCGTCTGCGCGGCCTGCTCGCGGTCCTCGCACGCGCGGGCGTCTCCCTGCCCGCGGAACTGGCCCCCGGCGAACCCGCCGGCCGCCTCCGGGAGGCCGCAGCCCGCCGCCTGGACAGCAGGCCCGTCGAGAGGCCCGGCCGGCCCGAGGCGGGCGCGGAACACGACCCCGTCGGCCACCACACACGCCTCGGCCCCTGGATGCCCTGGACGGGCAGTCCCACGGCCCGCGCCCTGGCCCTCGCGCAGCTGGCGGCGGGCCTGCCGCTCCTGGTCAGGGGCCTGCGGCGGCGGGGCGGCGGCTGGGCCACGGCCGGGGCCCTGCTCCTCGCGCACGGCGCACTGGGTCTGACCTACGGCCTCGCGCGGCGGCGCGACTGACGCCTGGAGCGGCCGGGGCCGGTTCCGTCCTACGGCCCACGCGCCCGTGCGAGTGATGCCCCGGAGCGGCTGGGGCCGGTCAGATCTACGACCATGCACGCCCCCGGGGGCTGACCCCCCGGAGCGGCCGGAGCCGGCCAGTCCTATGGCCTCACGCCCGTGTGAGTGATGCCCCGGAGCGGCCGGGGCCGGGGTCGGGCCTGCGACTTCACGCGCCAGCGAAGGACGTCCCGGAGCGGCTGGGGCTTGTCAGATCTACGATCTCGCACGCCCCCCGGGGCTGACTCCCCGGAGCGGCCGGAGCGAGCCGGTCCTATGGCCTCACGCCCGTGCGAGTGATGCCCCGGAGCGGCCGGGCCGGGGTCGGGCCTGTGACCTCACGCGCCAGCGAGTGACGTCCCGGAGCGGCCGTAGCCGGTCAGACCTGGGACCTCACCCGCCCGCGTGGGACTGACGACCGGAGCGGCCGCAGCCGGTCCCTACTCGTCGTCCTCGTCGTCCAGCCGGGCGAGCCATGTCGCCAGCCGCTCCACCGGTACCTCGAAGTCGGGATTGAGATCGACGAACGTCCGCAGCTGCTCGGCGAGCCACTCGAAGGTGACTTCCTCCTCGCCGCGCCGCTTCTCCAGTTCCTCGATGCCACGGTCCGTGAAGTACATGCCCCCAAGGATATGTGCGCGCAAACGGCCGGGCCGCACCCCCCGAGCGGGGGATGCGGCCCGGCCGCGCACGAACTGCGCGAAGGCGCTTACGCCTCGAACACCTCACGCACCAGCTGCTCCTGCTCGGCCTGGTGCCGCTTCGCGGAACCCACCGCCGGGGACGAGCCGTGCGGGCGCGAGATGCGCCGCAGCCGCTCGCCGTGCGGGACGTCCGCGCCGACCGCGAGGTCCAGGTGGTCGATCAGGTTGAGCGCGATGAACGGCCAGGCACCCTGGTTCGCCGGCTCCTCCTGGGCCCACAGGTACTTCTCGGCGTTCGGGTACTTCTTGATCTCCGCCTGGAGCTCGGCACCCGGCAGCGGGTACAGGCGCTCGATGCGGATGATCGCCGTGTCCGTGGCACCGCGCTTCTGACGCTCGGCCTCAAGGTCGTAGTAGACCTTGCCGGCGCAGAAGACGACCTTCTTGACCGCGGCCGCGTCGACCGAGGAGTCACCGATGACCGGCTGGAACTGTCCGGTGGTGAACTCGTCCGCCTTCGCCGCCGCCGCCTTCAGACGCAGCATCGACTTCGGCGTGAAGACCACCAGCGGCTTGTGGTGCGGGTTGTGCACCTGCCACCGCAGGAGGTGGAAGTAGTTCGACGGCGAGGTCGGCATGGCGACCGTCATGTTGTTCTGGGCGCACATCTGGAGGAAGCGCTCCGGACGGGCCGAGGAGTGGTCCGGGCCCTGGCCCTCGTAGCCGTGCGGCAGGAGCAGGACGACACCGGAGGTCTGGGCCCACTTCTGCTCGGCCGACGAGATGAACTCGTCCACGACCGTCTGGGCGCCGTTGACGAAGTCGCCGAACTGCGCCTCCCACATCACGAGCGCCTCGGGGCGGGCCAGCGAGTAGCCGTACTCGAAGCCCATCGCCGCGTACTCGGAGAGGAGGGAGTTGTAGACGTTCAGCCGCGCCTGGTCCTCGGAGAGGTACTGCAGCGGCGTGTACTCCTCGCCCGTGCTGCGGTCGATGATGACCGCGTGGCGTTGGCCGAACGTACCGCGCTGCGA contains these protein-coding regions:
- a CDS encoding DUF6104 family protein, with product MYFTDRGIEELEKRRGEEEVTFEWLAEQLRTFVDLNPDFEVPVERLATWLARLDDEDDE